A region from the Salvia splendens isolate huo1 chromosome 15, SspV2, whole genome shotgun sequence genome encodes:
- the LOC121768154 gene encoding CASP-like protein 4D1 isoform X2 — MSYPQPQDYNNAIAVFQTNDAKIDTGYVYTYKDFRSYKYGFWVALIGFGYTVLQVPFSIHYMMRKKHLINSYAFLKFDLYADKVVALVVTTAAGAVFGATMDMKKYAWRDEVESFLSVSYIAAAFLLAGSIACWISSLHSSLALSNKLRSHF; from the exons ATGTCTTACCCTCAACCTCAAGACTATAATAATG CAATTGCAGTTTTTCAGACCAATGATGCCAAGATTGACACTGGCTATGTCTACACATACAAGGATTTTCGCTCTTAtaa GTACGGTTTCTGGGTAGCGTTGATTGGATTTGGGTACACGGTGCTTCAAGTTCCATTCTCAATTCACTATATGATGAGGAAGAAGCATCTCATAAATAGCTACGCCTTCCTTAAGTTTGATTTGTATGCGGACAAG GTTGTGGCGTTGGTGGTGACAACGGCGGCCGGGGCGGTGTTCGGAGCGACGATGGATATGAAGAAATATGCGTGGAGGGATGAAGTGGAGAGTTTCTTGTCGGTGTCATATATTGCGGCGGCATTTCTCCTAGCTGGAAGCATTGCATGCTGGATTTCATCTCTTCATTCATCCCTCGCTCTATCTAACAAACTAAGATCACACTTTTAA
- the LOC121768154 gene encoding CASP-like protein PIMP1 isoform X1 translates to MSYPQPQDYNNGESEEKGSRFAITTLSARIGAMISFIVAIAVFQTNDAKIDTGYVYTYKDFRSYKYGFWVALIGFGYTVLQVPFSIHYMMRKKHLINSYAFLKFDLYADKVVALVVTTAAGAVFGATMDMKKYAWRDEVESFLSVSYIAAAFLLAGSIACWISSLHSSLALSNKLRSHF, encoded by the exons ATGTCTTACCCTCAACCTCAAGACTATAATAATGGTGAGTCTGAAGAAAAGGGTTCAAGGTTTGCAATTACGACGTTGAGTGCAAGAATTGGTGCCATGATTTCTTTCATAGTAGCAATTGCAGTTTTTCAGACCAATGATGCCAAGATTGACACTGGCTATGTCTACACATACAAGGATTTTCGCTCTTAtaa GTACGGTTTCTGGGTAGCGTTGATTGGATTTGGGTACACGGTGCTTCAAGTTCCATTCTCAATTCACTATATGATGAGGAAGAAGCATCTCATAAATAGCTACGCCTTCCTTAAGTTTGATTTGTATGCGGACAAG GTTGTGGCGTTGGTGGTGACAACGGCGGCCGGGGCGGTGTTCGGAGCGACGATGGATATGAAGAAATATGCGTGGAGGGATGAAGTGGAGAGTTTCTTGTCGGTGTCATATATTGCGGCGGCATTTCTCCTAGCTGGAAGCATTGCATGCTGGATTTCATCTCTTCATTCATCCCTCGCTCTATCTAACAAACTAAGATCACACTTTTAA